A single genomic interval of Ischnura elegans chromosome 3, ioIscEleg1.1, whole genome shotgun sequence harbors:
- the LOC124155723 gene encoding uncharacterized protein LOC124155723 isoform X1 encodes MRNRIRKSHIGSFTDGEMRAAVHLVLHENYSIRKAAKECNVNYVTLSRYVSKQKKASDEGTGEHVRMTPKYQSRLIFTAEQEKCLADYLITCSKLCYGQSTRNTRELAYEMAVVNSIQVPKNWHDDSAAGLDWLRLFLKRNPNLSIRQPENCSLSRCTSFNAHTVKTFFDNLGAALRRSECFGDGSRIWNLDETGTSTVVNKSAKVIAEKGSKGVNNVTAGERGTLVTTCCFVSASGNTIPPAFVFPRVKFSDHMLINAPPGSLGLTSKSGWMTAEIFPEVIKHFIKHTKTSKEDPTLLIMDNHQSHISIQVIDLAKEYGIMIVTLPPHCSAKLQPLDVSCYAPFKTYYAAAVDSWNKSNPGKALSIYHIAGCVNFAHQKAMTPATIINGFKKTGIYPYNRHIFTEADFLSSSVTDQPSPETEECDLLSQELRATASTSSLNNGQGEDKRTFQSPAQFKGYPKAAPRKNSTRKREPGKSMIITDTPEKIRMMEKKNTAIGKKTSEATKSCRSLFNANVAIDNCEGPHQNSDTTSEGGLSNPLEGNEDILEGFGNKVGTVKVGDYVLIEFSSKKKFYYVGRIIKEARKHNGAEVTYLRKSSKVPNSFFFPHIEDIASVSMKDIKLVLPPPSYRKGTARMKRFISFKISFANLDVR; translated from the exons ATGAGGAATAGAATAAGAAAGAGCCATATTGGATCCTTCACAGATGGTGAAATGCGCGCTGCAGTTCATCTTGTTctgcatgaaaactattcaatcaggaaagcagccaaagaatgtaatgtcaattatgtaacactcagtcg GTATGTGAGTAAGCAAAAAAAGGCTAGTGATGAAGGGACTGGTGAACATGTTCGCATGACACCAAAATATCAATCCAGATTGATTTTTACAGCTGAACAAGAAAAGTGCTTGGCTGACTATTTGATAACATGCTCAAAACTCTGTTATGGTCAGTCGACTCGTAACACTCGAGAGCTAGCTTATGAAATGGCAGTGGTGAACTCTATACAAGTGCCAAAAAACTGGCATGATGACTCTGCTGCAGGTTTAGACTGGCTACGATTGTTCTTGAAGCGAAATCCAAATTTAAGcattcggcagcctgaaaactgttctctttctcgttgcacatcatttaatgcacacacagtgaaaacattttttgacaatctTGGTGCAGCCTTAAGACGTTCAGAATGTTTTGGTGATGGTTCCAGAATATGGAATCTAGATGAAACTGGTACCTCAACAGTCGTAAATAAGTCTGCCAAGGTGATTGCAGAAAAGGGATCCAAAGGGGTAAATAATGTAACAGCAGGTGAAAGGGGAACTCTAGTTACTACATGCTGTTTTGTGAGTGCATCCGGAAACACCATACCCCCTGCATTTGTTTTCCCAAGGGTCAAGTTCAGTGATCATATGTTGATCAATGCCCCTCCTGGCTCTCTTGGACTGACATCGAAAAGTGGTTGGatgacagcagaaatatttcctgaagttattaagcacttcatcaaacatacaaaaacaagtaaagaagaCCCTACACTGCTAATAATGGATAATCACCAAAGCCATATTAGTATACAAGTAATAGATTTGGCAAAAGAGTATGGCATAATGATTGTGACTCTTCCACCTCATTGCAGTGCCAAATTACAGCCCTTGGATGTTTCCTGTTATGCTCCATTTAAGACCTATTATGCCGCAGCAGTTGATTCCTGGAACAAAAGCAATCCAGGTAAAGCTCTTTCCATCTACCATATTGCAGGATGCGTCAATTTTGCCCATCAAAAGGCTATGACTCCAGCTACtattattaatggattcaaaaaaactggaatatatccATATAATAGGCACATTTTCACCGAGGCAGATTTCTTGAGTAGTTCTGTAACAGACCAGCCTTCTCCTGAAACTGAAGAGTGTGACTTATTGAGCCAAGAATTAAGAGCAACTGCAAGTACTTCCAGTTTAAACAATGGTCAAGGTGAAgataaaagaacttttcaaagtcCTGCTCAGTTCAAGGGCTATCCTAAAGCCGCTCCAAGGAAAAATTCAACCAGGAAAAGAGAACCAGGCAAAAGTATGATCATAACAGACACACCAGAAAAAATCCgtatgatggaaaagaaaaatacagctataggaaaaaaaacttctgaggcAACTAAATCATGCAGAAGTTTATTTAATGCCAATGTTGCCATTGATAACTGTGAGGGGCCCCATCAAAATTCAGACACCACGTCAGAGGGAGGACTTTCAAACCCCTTGGAaggtaatgaggatattttagaaggttttggaaataaagtaggtacagtaaaagttggtgattatgttttgattgagttttcatcgaagaaaaaattctactatgtaggtagaataattaaagaagcaagaaaacacaatggcgctgaagttacatatttacgaaaaagttccaaagtgccaaattcattttttttcccacatATTGAAGATATAGCATCTGTCAGCATGAAAgacattaaattagttttaccaCCTCCTTCTTATCGCAAAGGAACTGCAAGAATGAaaaggtttatttcatttaaaatttcatttgccaatttAGATGTTCGTTAA
- the LOC124155723 gene encoding uncharacterized protein LOC124155723 isoform X2: MTPKYQSRLIFTAEQEKCLADYLITCSKLCYGQSTRNTRELAYEMAVVNSIQVPKNWHDDSAAGLDWLRLFLKRNPNLSIRQPENCSLSRCTSFNAHTVKTFFDNLGAALRRSECFGDGSRIWNLDETGTSTVVNKSAKVIAEKGSKGVNNVTAGERGTLVTTCCFVSASGNTIPPAFVFPRVKFSDHMLINAPPGSLGLTSKSGWMTAEIFPEVIKHFIKHTKTSKEDPTLLIMDNHQSHISIQVIDLAKEYGIMIVTLPPHCSAKLQPLDVSCYAPFKTYYAAAVDSWNKSNPGKALSIYHIAGCVNFAHQKAMTPATIINGFKKTGIYPYNRHIFTEADFLSSSVTDQPSPETEECDLLSQELRATASTSSLNNGQGEDKRTFQSPAQFKGYPKAAPRKNSTRKREPGKSMIITDTPEKIRMMEKKNTAIGKKTSEATKSCRSLFNANVAIDNCEGPHQNSDTTSEGGLSNPLEGNEDILEGFGNKVGTVKVGDYVLIEFSSKKKFYYVGRIIKEARKHNGAEVTYLRKSSKVPNSFFFPHIEDIASVSMKDIKLVLPPPSYRKGTARMKRFISFKISFANLDVR; the protein is encoded by the coding sequence ATGACACCAAAATATCAATCCAGATTGATTTTTACAGCTGAACAAGAAAAGTGCTTGGCTGACTATTTGATAACATGCTCAAAACTCTGTTATGGTCAGTCGACTCGTAACACTCGAGAGCTAGCTTATGAAATGGCAGTGGTGAACTCTATACAAGTGCCAAAAAACTGGCATGATGACTCTGCTGCAGGTTTAGACTGGCTACGATTGTTCTTGAAGCGAAATCCAAATTTAAGcattcggcagcctgaaaactgttctctttctcgttgcacatcatttaatgcacacacagtgaaaacattttttgacaatctTGGTGCAGCCTTAAGACGTTCAGAATGTTTTGGTGATGGTTCCAGAATATGGAATCTAGATGAAACTGGTACCTCAACAGTCGTAAATAAGTCTGCCAAGGTGATTGCAGAAAAGGGATCCAAAGGGGTAAATAATGTAACAGCAGGTGAAAGGGGAACTCTAGTTACTACATGCTGTTTTGTGAGTGCATCCGGAAACACCATACCCCCTGCATTTGTTTTCCCAAGGGTCAAGTTCAGTGATCATATGTTGATCAATGCCCCTCCTGGCTCTCTTGGACTGACATCGAAAAGTGGTTGGatgacagcagaaatatttcctgaagttattaagcacttcatcaaacatacaaaaacaagtaaagaagaCCCTACACTGCTAATAATGGATAATCACCAAAGCCATATTAGTATACAAGTAATAGATTTGGCAAAAGAGTATGGCATAATGATTGTGACTCTTCCACCTCATTGCAGTGCCAAATTACAGCCCTTGGATGTTTCCTGTTATGCTCCATTTAAGACCTATTATGCCGCAGCAGTTGATTCCTGGAACAAAAGCAATCCAGGTAAAGCTCTTTCCATCTACCATATTGCAGGATGCGTCAATTTTGCCCATCAAAAGGCTATGACTCCAGCTACtattattaatggattcaaaaaaactggaatatatccATATAATAGGCACATTTTCACCGAGGCAGATTTCTTGAGTAGTTCTGTAACAGACCAGCCTTCTCCTGAAACTGAAGAGTGTGACTTATTGAGCCAAGAATTAAGAGCAACTGCAAGTACTTCCAGTTTAAACAATGGTCAAGGTGAAgataaaagaacttttcaaagtcCTGCTCAGTTCAAGGGCTATCCTAAAGCCGCTCCAAGGAAAAATTCAACCAGGAAAAGAGAACCAGGCAAAAGTATGATCATAACAGACACACCAGAAAAAATCCgtatgatggaaaagaaaaatacagctataggaaaaaaaacttctgaggcAACTAAATCATGCAGAAGTTTATTTAATGCCAATGTTGCCATTGATAACTGTGAGGGGCCCCATCAAAATTCAGACACCACGTCAGAGGGAGGACTTTCAAACCCCTTGGAaggtaatgaggatattttagaaggttttggaaataaagtaggtacagtaaaagttggtgattatgttttgattgagttttcatcgaagaaaaaattctactatgtaggtagaataattaaagaagcaagaaaacacaatggcgctgaagttacatatttacgaaaaagttccaaagtgccaaattcattttttttcccacatATTGAAGATATAGCATCTGTCAGCATGAAAgacattaaattagttttaccaCCTCCTTCTTATCGCAAAGGAACTGCAAGAATGAaaaggtttatttcatttaaaatttcatttgccaatttAGATGTTCGTTAA